The proteins below are encoded in one region of Candidatus Thermoplasmatota archaeon:
- a CDS encoding DUF402 domain-containing protein produces MLVRVIRPHGETFDYEQELVEDRGDLVITRFDFVDFRRPLIIHGQEVVAEGYRALLFEFFHPPLEIIVVTDKDGNLTGYFCNVNTEPSRVEGGYEIVDLYLDVFVLPDMRYEVLDEDEFQEAIEKGWITEEQVSLARETVARVIKDVETGRFPPRIVQEFRA; encoded by the coding sequence GTGCTTGTCAGAGTGATCAGGCCCCACGGCGAGACATTCGATTACGAACAGGAACTGGTCGAGGACCGAGGGGACCTTGTCATAACGCGGTTCGACTTCGTCGATTTCAGAAGGCCGTTGATCATACACGGTCAGGAAGTCGTGGCAGAGGGCTATCGTGCCCTGTTGTTCGAGTTCTTCCACCCTCCACTTGAGATCATCGTAGTCACAGACAAGGATGGGAACCTCACGGGCTACTTCTGCAACGTGAACACTGAGCCTTCTCGCGTCGAGGGAGGGTATGAGATCGTCGATCTGTACCTCGACGTGTTTGTCCTGCCTGACATGCGGTACGAGGTTCTTGATGAGGACGAGTTTCAAGAGGCTATCGAGAAGGGTTGGATAACTGAGGAGCAGGTGTCGCTGGCAAGGGAGACCGTCGCCCGAGTAATCAAGGATGTCGAGACGGGGCGCTTCCCGCCAAGAATCGTGCAGGAGTTCCGGGCCTAG
- a CDS encoding PKD domain-containing protein — translation MREYAKRTLALACASMMIVSLLPAALAGGGAHIWLNADPGERAKGGGWKAGGWVTHCDFGPDVVCTFEMIVENRGNDDLTDLRIAIAIHNWTTSDDFVSIDIEGETSYLPDFGNTEFNPFDEDWGGKHHVYSGDEAIWDIYFYEPEVLPGKTTVRLDTTVTLGPDPDDYFEIHFDAFDPIADYKTPNGHDLTFISSAMIPEDEEPPIPDIVITPETIYEGDLVTLDGSGSSDPDGTIVSYEWDLDVFVDSDGDGIYDNDVDATGPIVTFIWYDDYYTEVKLTVTDDDGLTGTAFGYVEVLNVDPTPTIEGAYIEVTLFLRVAGEKWHNVELTLYENYDKETGQYDDIAAYIEVERWPGDPSLNPSSGDQGITIRLDAADSVNYTAVVTYDPYEDLADAIMGDQPINGQLWGANPIWIILDYAEGGQCKIHHTFNVQQSIERDSEHFIHVEPWIVDINIGALVGAPLTFVGSATDPGSDDLTFTWDWGDGSNVTTTTYYYDPSRVPPNDPDPSPYEPYFGGTTPPLSVQDTQTHIYSSPGTYVVTLTVTDDDGGTTTVTTTLTVGEGNICPKGGGGGGRGANQGELALLQITAWEYNIDSGTVGSDDVVTFPDGTSMTASEALDHLMDLYDNGEYATATEIADHLNNEYGYSIGYWGLVPGRK, via the coding sequence ATGCGAGAGTACGCGAAGAGAACTCTAGCTCTAGCCTGCGCTTCTATGATGATTGTATCCCTGCTCCCGGCAGCTCTTGCGGGCGGTGGTGCCCACATCTGGCTGAACGCTGATCCTGGAGAGAGAGCGAAAGGTGGAGGATGGAAAGCTGGTGGATGGGTCACCCATTGTGATTTTGGCCCAGACGTTGTGTGCACATTTGAGATGATTGTCGAGAACAGAGGAAATGATGATCTCACCGACCTGAGAATCGCCATTGCCATTCACAACTGGACGACATCGGACGACTTTGTGAGCATCGACATTGAGGGTGAAACCTCATACCTCCCTGACTTCGGGAACACGGAGTTCAATCCGTTTGATGAGGACTGGGGAGGGAAGCATCATGTATACTCAGGAGACGAAGCAATCTGGGACATATACTTCTACGAGCCTGAGGTACTTCCTGGCAAGACCACGGTAAGACTCGACACGACAGTAACGCTGGGCCCGGACCCGGATGATTACTTCGAGATCCACTTCGACGCGTTCGACCCGATTGCCGACTACAAGACCCCGAACGGTCATGATCTGACATTCATTTCCTCGGCAATGATACCCGAGGATGAGGAGCCGCCAATACCGGATATCGTCATAACCCCTGAGACAATCTACGAGGGCGATCTGGTCACTCTTGACGGGTCCGGTTCGTCCGACCCTGACGGCACGATAGTCAGCTACGAATGGGACCTTGACGTGTTTGTCGACAGTGATGGTGATGGCATCTATGACAATGATGTCGATGCGACTGGCCCGATCGTGACATTCATCTGGTACGATGACTACTACACCGAAGTGAAACTCACCGTGACGGATGATGATGGCCTGACAGGGACGGCCTTTGGCTACGTGGAGGTACTGAATGTGGACCCGACCCCGACGATAGAAGGGGCGTACATCGAGGTCACGCTCTTCTTGAGAGTCGCTGGAGAGAAGTGGCACAACGTGGAGCTAACTCTCTACGAGAACTACGACAAGGAGACCGGCCAGTACGATGACATAGCCGCCTACATCGAGGTAGAGAGGTGGCCTGGGGACCCGTCGCTCAATCCGAGCTCTGGGGATCAGGGCATCACGATCCGCCTAGATGCGGCTGACTCCGTCAACTACACTGCGGTGGTCACATACGATCCGTACGAGGACCTCGCCGACGCGATAATGGGCGATCAGCCCATCAACGGACAGCTGTGGGGAGCCAATCCCATCTGGATAATCCTGGACTACGCGGAGGGTGGACAGTGCAAAATCCACCACACCTTCAACGTGCAGCAGTCCATCGAGCGGGACAGCGAGCACTTCATTCACGTGGAGCCCTGGATTGTCGACATAAACATCGGGGCACTCGTGGGTGCGCCTTTGACCTTCGTCGGGTCAGCAACGGACCCGGGTAGCGATGACCTGACATTCACGTGGGATTGGGGAGACGGCAGCAACGTCACGACCACGACCTACTACTACGATCCCTCCAGAGTGCCGCCTAACGATCCAGATCCGAGCCCGTACGAGCCCTACTTCGGAGGAACTACTCCGCCACTCAGTGTCCAGGACACTCAGACTCATATCTACAGCTCACCTGGAACTTACGTCGTGACCCTCACTGTAACCGATGATGATGGGGGAACGACAACCGTAACGACCACGCTTACGGTCGGGGAAGGAAATATCTGTCCCAAGGGGGGAGGAGGGGGAGGCAGAGGCGCCAACCAGGGGGAGTTGGCCCTGCTTCAGATCACAGCTTGGGAATACAACATCGACAGCGGGACTGTAGGTTCCGATGATGTTGTTACCTTCCCCGACGGCACTTCGATGACGGCCTCGGAAGCGCTAGACCATCTGATGGACCTGTACGATAATGGCGAGTACGCGACTGCGACGGAGATAGCTGACCACCTGAACAACGAGTACGGGTACAGCATTGGCTACTGGGGACTCGTTCCAGGGCGAAAGTAG
- a CDS encoding ABC transporter ATP-binding protein gives MNYAVETKDLTRIFRVKKRRRRRRSGSKGAEPDVTALKDVNLRIKEGELFGLLGPNGAGKTTLIKILCTLLLPTSGKAYVAGNDVEKDPYPIRRIINMVSGGETSGYGLLTTRENLWMFSQFYGIPSKEAKKRIDEMLEAFGIWDKRNAKVRTLSTGERQKANVIRGFMTDPSIIFLDEPTLGLDVNASRIIRKFISNWVREVSGRTVLLTTHYMMEADELCDRLAIIDEGGIVACDTPRNLKKTVSKASSLSFETDYLRDPDKLKGIEGIQNFTYKHDGQMNRTLLTFIVQDESAVADIVSRIVEQGAKIHSLEKREPTLEDVFVSLVGRGLA, from the coding sequence ATGAACTACGCTGTCGAGACGAAGGATCTGACGAGGATCTTCCGCGTGAAGAAGCGGAGGAGGAGGAGGCGTAGCGGGAGCAAGGGAGCGGAGCCGGACGTCACAGCGCTGAAGGACGTGAACCTGCGCATCAAAGAGGGCGAGCTCTTCGGTCTCCTAGGTCCCAACGGCGCAGGAAAAACAACACTGATAAAGATCCTCTGCACGCTTCTTCTTCCCACTTCTGGAAAGGCATATGTCGCCGGGAACGACGTTGAGAAGGACCCGTATCCGATTAGAAGGATCATCAACATGGTCTCTGGCGGGGAAACATCTGGCTACGGACTGCTCACGACCCGTGAGAACCTGTGGATGTTCTCCCAGTTCTACGGAATCCCCTCCAAGGAGGCCAAGAAACGGATAGATGAGATGTTGGAGGCCTTCGGGATCTGGGACAAGAGGAACGCGAAGGTCAGGACGCTCTCGACGGGCGAGAGGCAGAAGGCGAACGTAATTAGGGGATTCATGACGGACCCGAGCATAATCTTCCTCGATGAGCCCACTCTAGGGCTTGATGTGAACGCGAGTCGGATAATCAGGAAGTTCATCAGCAACTGGGTGAGGGAGGTGAGCGGAAGGACGGTTCTCCTCACGACCCATTACATGATGGAGGCGGATGAGCTCTGCGACAGGCTAGCGATCATAGACGAGGGCGGAATAGTGGCGTGCGACACGCCTCGGAATCTGAAGAAGACGGTCAGCAAGGCCTCATCACTCTCGTTCGAGACGGATTACCTTAGGGATCCTGACAAGCTCAAAGGAATCGAAGGCATCCAGAACTTCACCTACAAGCACGACGGTCAGATGAACAGGACGTTGCTCACCTTCATAGTACAGGACGAATCCGCGGTTGCCGACATCGTCTCCAGGATCGTGGAACAGGGCGCCAAAATCCACTCGCTTGAAAAGAGAGAGCCCACGCTCGAGGATGTTTTCGTCTCTCTCGTGGGCAGGGGGCTGGCATGA
- a CDS encoding Xaa-Pro peptidase family protein — MGKIFRNAGKGIDCIVFMNGTEPLHDMTFFYVTGFTSGLFEGSAVFTYPDKSLRLVTSLLEQESARRADFPVRIFKSIQEREKMFKSSLRGCKRIGVNPPELTYRNYLLLKKLAPKAELIDVSEAVMKARVVKDRKEIATIRRACKISSEVAKEIIPYIDVGVKEYELSARINFLMQKKGASEPAFETIPASGPNSAEAHYTAADRTLQKRDFVLFDFGARYKKYVSDLTRTYVLGKAKKKQKEMYEIVLKTQRSAMRRIRPGVKASTVHNAAARMIDKTRFRGKFTHGLGHSIGLSVHDGMGLGPFSDFKLEKGMVFTVEPGIYVRGYGGVRIEDDIVVTKGGCESLTTADRDFIEI; from the coding sequence GTGGGGAAGATATTCCGAAATGCCGGGAAGGGCATCGACTGCATTGTGTTCATGAACGGAACCGAGCCGTTGCACGACATGACGTTCTTCTATGTTACTGGGTTCACATCAGGCCTCTTCGAGGGCAGCGCCGTTTTCACTTATCCAGACAAATCGCTGAGATTGGTGACATCGCTCCTTGAGCAGGAGAGTGCGAGAAGGGCGGATTTCCCAGTGAGGATATTCAAGAGCATCCAGGAGAGGGAGAAGATGTTCAAGTCCTCGCTTCGAGGCTGCAAGAGAATCGGAGTGAACCCGCCAGAGCTCACGTATCGGAACTACCTGCTTCTCAAGAAGCTCGCCCCCAAAGCGGAGCTCATTGACGTATCCGAAGCCGTGATGAAAGCCAGGGTCGTGAAGGACAGGAAGGAGATCGCGACAATAAGGAGGGCGTGCAAGATCTCATCCGAGGTCGCCAAGGAGATTATTCCCTACATAGACGTCGGAGTGAAGGAGTACGAACTTTCGGCGAGGATAAACTTCCTGATGCAGAAGAAGGGAGCGTCTGAACCCGCGTTCGAGACTATACCCGCCTCGGGGCCGAACTCGGCGGAGGCGCACTACACGGCGGCGGACAGGACGCTTCAGAAGCGGGACTTCGTCCTCTTCGATTTCGGCGCCCGCTACAAGAAATACGTCTCGGATCTGACCAGGACCTACGTCCTGGGAAAGGCGAAGAAGAAGCAGAAGGAGATGTACGAGATCGTCCTGAAGACCCAGAGAAGCGCCATGAGGAGAATACGGCCAGGTGTGAAGGCGTCAACGGTGCACAACGCAGCGGCGAGGATGATAGACAAGACGAGATTCAGAGGCAAGTTCACCCACGGGCTCGGTCACAGCATCGGGCTGTCTGTCCATGATGGGATGGGTCTTGGTCCGTTCTCGGACTTCAAGCTCGAGAAGGGCATGGTCTTCACAGTCGAACCAGGGATATACGTTCGCGGATATGGTGGCGTTAGGATCGAAGACGATATCGTCGTAACGAAGGGTGGCTGCGAGTCTCTTACGACGGCCGACCGCGATTTCATCGAGATCTAG
- a CDS encoding DUF835 domain-containing protein: protein MRYRALLVLTVLFILSNHAVNVSAAVDVTNVTVSMDRSTFVNESVATATAVLEYNGNKFDLDNVSFTWYRPDLSIAAVGLDSAVVDGNATNSLVVDMVGNWTVNATYVDQPDQSNITYFEVQSAGDVVIVTDMILGLNAPYFELTEVVVATALLDYAGNVSILKPVNFTWIDPLGAIVLETAVIPNSTGVAFDTWQSDIEGDSFIVYANYTGDDPVSKFVSFQVFPTRVRTWHNFSVVVDEVWDLAGEPYGVCENITIEAGLTLTIEAGVTVRFCEDTHMTVDGALVSDGSLDSFVNFTAFGFFPPRGYWDGIIVNPSSGTSSSLTHSRVSFASIGMLITSASPTIERSSFENTSIAAIQFDNATANAEFNSFDNVGRGISASASDIEMRFNTFSNVMMGLALIDSSATLHGDTIFNSTSFGIHAFNSSISASQINISLSGGSAIRLQSQSHAIIESSVIENSWYGVDAFSSTFYLNESSLLMNDNAVRANDGQGDLVNTSILNSVDFDFTLEGGSSVIALNCTLNDSKVQVLPASRLTVKYFLDVQVADEGTGDPIGNAFVEILDDGSSVFSSRTPSSGRVRWIPVTDRIFDGTDTPTKHNITIKIRKDGYDVVEPERTVNMSMSRLEVFLATETIQDIWEQVLDPFLLMILLIVIATVVAAAILVRRRGKEEEEPALEEKVRKPSDYTLKKGTSYLVAGEKPDLAFGIFSNAIKDGASGLCVTRTYPDEVSEKYDVADAPILWLSRDSRRANISPTNLGAIVLEAQRFLKKEEGKDTIMMLDGLEYLIVQNDFSKVIKFVQTLKDTISVAGSKLLIPFNLVALEESRQALLTRDLELIE from the coding sequence ATGAGATACAGAGCACTTCTAGTCCTGACGGTCCTCTTCATCCTTTCCAATCATGCCGTGAATGTGTCAGCGGCGGTGGATGTGACAAACGTCACAGTGTCCATGGATCGTTCCACATTCGTCAACGAGTCTGTCGCCACCGCAACAGCAGTGCTGGAATACAATGGGAACAAGTTCGACCTTGATAATGTAAGCTTCACTTGGTATAGACCAGACTTGAGCATAGCGGCTGTAGGGTTAGATTCGGCAGTCGTCGATGGAAATGCCACTAACTCGTTGGTTGTAGACATGGTTGGCAATTGGACTGTCAATGCTACGTATGTGGATCAGCCAGATCAGTCCAATATTACATACTTTGAGGTTCAGAGCGCGGGGGACGTCGTCATTGTGACGGACATGATTCTAGGGCTGAATGCCCCTTATTTCGAACTCACGGAGGTTGTTGTCGCAACCGCCTTGCTTGATTACGCGGGCAATGTGAGCATCCTCAAGCCGGTTAACTTCACATGGATCGATCCGTTGGGTGCGATTGTGTTGGAGACGGCTGTCATCCCTAATTCCACAGGCGTTGCATTTGACACTTGGCAATCCGACATCGAAGGCGATTCCTTTATCGTGTACGCCAACTACACGGGAGACGACCCTGTCTCGAAGTTCGTCAGTTTCCAGGTCTTTCCCACGAGGGTGAGGACCTGGCACAATTTCAGTGTCGTCGTGGATGAGGTCTGGGACTTGGCTGGAGAGCCGTACGGTGTCTGTGAGAACATCACAATCGAGGCGGGATTGACGCTCACGATTGAAGCGGGCGTCACCGTGAGGTTCTGCGAAGACACTCACATGACCGTGGACGGCGCGCTGGTCTCCGATGGATCTCTGGATTCTTTCGTGAACTTCACCGCATTCGGCTTCTTCCCGCCAAGGGGTTACTGGGATGGCATCATCGTGAACCCCTCCAGCGGAACCTCCAGTAGCCTCACCCACTCCCGCGTGAGCTTCGCATCAATCGGCATGCTGATAACCTCTGCAAGCCCAACCATCGAGAGAAGCTCGTTCGAGAATACGAGCATAGCGGCCATCCAGTTCGATAACGCCACTGCGAATGCTGAGTTCAACTCGTTCGACAACGTTGGCAGAGGGATATCCGCATCGGCTTCGGACATCGAGATGAGGTTCAATACATTCTCCAACGTCATGATGGGTTTGGCCCTGATCGACTCCAGCGCCACGCTACACGGAGACACCATCTTCAATTCGACATCATTCGGAATCCACGCATTCAACAGCTCTATTTCCGCTTCCCAGATCAACATCTCGCTCTCCGGCGGTAGCGCGATCAGACTGCAGTCCCAGTCGCATGCGATCATCGAATCATCTGTCATTGAGAATAGCTGGTACGGCGTCGATGCCTTCTCATCAACCTTCTACTTGAACGAGAGCAGCCTACTCATGAACGACAACGCTGTCAGGGCGAACGACGGGCAGGGAGACCTAGTCAACACGAGCATCCTCAACTCCGTGGACTTCGACTTCACGTTGGAAGGTGGAAGCTCAGTGATCGCGCTCAACTGCACGCTCAATGACAGCAAGGTCCAGGTGCTTCCAGCTTCGCGGCTCACCGTGAAGTACTTCCTGGATGTGCAGGTTGCAGACGAGGGCACCGGGGATCCAATCGGGAACGCCTTTGTGGAGATCCTGGATGATGGCTCCAGTGTCTTCTCTTCGAGGACACCTTCGAGCGGCAGGGTCAGATGGATTCCCGTCACTGACAGGATATTCGACGGAACCGACACGCCAACAAAGCACAACATAACGATCAAGATCAGAAAGGATGGATACGACGTCGTGGAGCCCGAGAGGACCGTCAATATGTCCATGTCCCGTCTGGAGGTTTTCCTCGCTACGGAAACCATTCAAGACATATGGGAGCAGGTTCTCGATCCATTTCTCCTAATGATCCTCTTGATCGTCATCGCGACCGTGGTCGCTGCCGCCATCCTAGTCCGAAGGAGGGGAAAGGAGGAAGAGGAACCCGCCCTCGAAGAGAAGGTCCGAAAGCCCTCTGACTATACTCTCAAGAAGGGCACGAGCTATCTCGTCGCGGGGGAGAAACCCGACCTGGCCTTCGGCATATTCTCGAATGCTATCAAAGACGGAGCCAGCGGACTGTGCGTCACGAGAACGTATCCTGACGAAGTCTCCGAAAAATACGACGTCGCAGATGCCCCGATCCTGTGGCTCTCACGAGACTCCAGGCGGGCCAACATAAGCCCCACGAACCTGGGCGCGATAGTCCTTGAGGCGCAGAGGTTTCTCAAGAAGGAAGAGGGCAAGGATACGATCATGATGCTCGATGGCCTCGAGTACCTCATCGTCCAGAACGACTTCTCCAAGGTCATCAAGTTCGTTCAGACCTTGAAGGATACGATTTCCGTGGCCGGGTCCAAACTCCTCATCCCCTTCAACTTGGTCGCGCTGGAGGAATCCAGGCAGGCGTTGCTGACCCGCGACCTGGAGCTAATAGAGTGA
- a CDS encoding ABC transporter permease — protein sequence MKDYVLLNLRALKGRAYPRVVGGTRELSWIFFDTILPLLTVAAYVFVYQYLGSLAQGPQKEYIGQFVGYVILGGAMTAYWMNVLWSMAAQFYWEKEIGNLQLYMIAPMSRMAVLGGMAVGGMFYTTVRAVSTIVIGVLIFGVTFSLGPPIYLVLVFLLTLIALYGMGMLFASLYMIYGREAWHMSSLLTEPIYLVSGFYFPVRYLGSIVALSASIIPITLGLDALRQLMFTETADIHGFLPVEVELVALAVLSVLFLFLARHSLRFMENLGRKTGRLTMRWQ from the coding sequence ATGAAGGACTACGTGCTGCTCAACCTGAGGGCCCTGAAGGGCCGAGCGTACCCAAGGGTAGTTGGAGGCACCCGGGAACTCAGCTGGATATTCTTCGATACGATCCTGCCACTGCTCACCGTCGCTGCTTACGTCTTCGTCTATCAATATCTCGGCAGCCTTGCTCAAGGGCCACAGAAGGAATACATCGGTCAGTTCGTCGGCTATGTCATCCTCGGAGGTGCTATGACAGCCTACTGGATGAACGTCCTGTGGAGCATGGCAGCTCAGTTCTACTGGGAGAAGGAGATAGGCAACCTTCAGCTCTATATGATCGCTCCGATGTCGAGGATGGCGGTTCTCGGAGGCATGGCGGTCGGCGGGATGTTCTACACTACCGTGCGGGCGGTCTCCACGATAGTCATAGGTGTGCTCATATTCGGAGTGACCTTCTCCCTCGGCCCGCCGATATACTTGGTTCTCGTGTTCCTCCTCACTCTGATAGCTCTGTACGGGATGGGGATGCTCTTCGCATCGCTCTACATGATCTACGGAAGAGAAGCTTGGCACATGTCCAGTCTTCTCACCGAGCCCATCTACCTCGTCTCGGGGTTCTACTTCCCTGTGAGGTACCTGGGATCCATTGTCGCGTTGTCCGCATCCATCATTCCCATCACACTCGGGCTTGACGCTCTCAGGCAGCTCATGTTCACCGAAACCGCCGACATCCACGGCTTCCTTCCTGTGGAAGTGGAGCTGGTCGCACTTGCGGTTCTGTCCGTTCTCTTCCTTTTCCTTGCTAGACACTCTCTCCGCTTCATGGAGAACTTGGGCCGAAAGACCGGGAGGTTGACGATGAGATGGCAATGA
- a CDS encoding ABC transporter permease gives MAMKENLRTLLGAGWLGWQMEANWTDPFLFLVYSVAKPVSGALILVFMYIVILGGVAAQRDAFAFIFLGNAFFIYVGQVLFGVTWVIHEDREHFQTLKLIYISPISFYYYIIGRAGSKILIATIAVVVTLLFGVFVLGIPVDAFTMDWGLLILCLTVGMACLVSIGIALAGITFLTAKHSGGINEGIAGLFYVFCGVVFPITQLPAWGQSLGYAIPVTYWLEAMRKALLPAQQLEGTGLQGIENFWLVALLAVSALFFYFLSILIFRLGDYLARRAGKIDMTTAY, from the coding sequence ATGGCAATGAAGGAGAACCTCAGGACCCTTCTTGGGGCCGGATGGCTCGGCTGGCAGATGGAAGCCAACTGGACCGATCCGTTCCTGTTCTTGGTTTACTCTGTAGCGAAGCCTGTCTCTGGTGCCTTGATCCTTGTCTTCATGTACATCGTCATACTCGGCGGGGTCGCTGCTCAAAGAGATGCATTCGCTTTCATATTCCTGGGCAACGCTTTCTTCATCTATGTAGGGCAGGTGCTCTTCGGTGTGACCTGGGTCATCCACGAGGACAGGGAGCACTTCCAGACTCTGAAGTTGATATACATTTCACCGATCAGCTTCTACTACTACATCATAGGTCGAGCGGGAAGCAAGATTCTCATCGCGACGATAGCTGTCGTGGTCACACTGCTCTTCGGTGTCTTTGTCCTGGGCATTCCCGTGGACGCGTTCACGATGGACTGGGGCCTTCTTATCCTCTGCTTGACTGTGGGCATGGCATGTTTGGTCTCTATCGGTATCGCTCTGGCGGGGATAACCTTCCTGACCGCCAAGCACAGTGGGGGAATCAACGAAGGCATCGCGGGTCTATTCTACGTCTTCTGCGGCGTCGTTTTCCCCATAACTCAACTCCCCGCGTGGGGCCAATCCCTCGGATATGCCATTCCAGTGACATACTGGCTGGAAGCGATGAGAAAGGCCCTGCTCCCCGCACAGCAGCTGGAAGGCACAGGGCTCCAGGGCATCGAGAACTTCTGGCTGGTTGCGCTGCTGGCGGTTTCAGCCCTATTCTTCTACTTCCTGTCAATACTCATTTTCAGACTGGGCGACTACCTCGCCAGGCGGGCGGGAAAAATCGATATGACTACCGCCTACTAG
- a CDS encoding ribonuclease P, translating to MARRRKKGLERRIARERILILFQQAEKESLRGNLRRSNRYVQLARRIGMRYNTPFPSALKRRFCRKCGSFLLPSENSRVRLRSSRITITCGECGHIMRMPYLREKSSRR from the coding sequence ATGGCAAGAAGAAGAAAGAAGGGTCTCGAGCGGAGAATCGCGCGGGAGAGGATTCTGATCCTGTTCCAGCAGGCCGAGAAGGAGTCCCTCCGGGGCAACTTGAGGAGGTCGAACAGGTACGTCCAGCTGGCCAGGCGCATCGGCATGAGGTACAACACGCCCTTCCCTTCGGCCCTGAAGAGAAGGTTCTGCCGGAAATGTGGCTCCTTCCTGCTCCCGTCCGAGAACAGCAGGGTGCGGCTCCGGAGTTCAAGGATAACGATAACGTGCGGAGAATGTGGCCATATAATGAGGATGCCCTATCTGAGAGAGAAGTCTAGTAGGCGGTAG
- a CDS encoding 30S ribosomal protein S17e → MGNIRPTYIKRIAVELIKRYPEEFTDDFEHNKKKVQELTDVTTLKLRNRIAGYLTTFRKHYEA, encoded by the coding sequence TTGGGTAACATAAGACCGACGTACATCAAGAGGATTGCCGTGGAACTCATCAAGAGATATCCGGAAGAGTTCACCGATGACTTCGAGCACAACAAGAAGAAAGTCCAGGAGTTGACGGACGTGACCACGTTAAAATTGAGAAACAGAATCGCGGGATACCTCACAACATTCAGGAAGCACTACGAGGCCTGA